DNA sequence from the Teretinema zuelzerae genome:
GTTCGGCGAAACGAGGCTGGTCGATACGTTGAAAAAATTCTTTTTCGAAGATCTCGACGCCCTTATCGATAAAACGCTGGAAACTTTTTTCGCGTTTGCAGGGGGCGCGGAAAATAAGGACGATCTGACGATAGCCGCTATGGAAATAGAGTGATGCACGAAAATCGATGAAGGAGAAAGACATGGACAAAACGGAACACAAGGCGACGATGAAGGAAGAAAGAATCCGCTCGGGCGACGGAACGGAATTATATTGTTCTCAATGGATCCCGGCCGCTGATACGCCGGTGAAAGGCTGCGCGCTCGTGCTTCACGGCATGGCGGACCACGCGGCGAGGTTCTCGAGTCTCGCCGCCGCGCTCTCGGAAGCGGGATACGCGGTCTATGCCTACGACCAGCGGGGACACGGAAGGACAGCCGGTTCGGACGAGGCAATCGGAATCATCGCCGATTCGGACGGCATGGACCTCCTCGTCGAAGATGCCCGTCTGATGATCTCGAAGCTGCGCGAGGACTTCGGCGCAGTTCCGGTCTTTCTTATCGCCCACAGCATGGGCTCGTTCGTAGCCCAGGGCTTCGCGCAGAGATACGGAGATTCCATCTCCGGCATGGTGCTCTCGGGAAGCAACGGCTCGATCGGCGTCATGGCCGACCTCGCGAAGCTCGTCGCAAAAAGCGAGATCAAAAAGCACGGCAGAAACCGGCGGAGCGAAAAGCTCAATACGCTTTCCTTCGGTTCATTCAATAACAGCTTCCGGCCGAACCGCACCGCCTTCGACTGGCTGTCGAGCGTGGACGCCGAGGTGGACAAGTACGTCGGGGATCCCTGGTGCGGAGGAGTCTTCACCGCCGGATTCTTCTACGATCTTGCCGATTTTCTCAAGCGCATCCACCAGAAGCGCAACCTCGAAAAAGTTCCGGCGAACCTCCCGATCGCCCTGTTCTCGGGCGACGTCGATCCCGTCGGCGGCCGCAAAGGCGCGGGAAAACTCTACAGGGAATACAAGAAAAGAGGAGTCGCAGACCTCTCGCTCAAGCTCTATCCGAATGCACGCCACGAAATTCTCAATGAACAGAATCGCGAGGAAGTCGAACAGGATATTCTGGGCTGGATCTCCGCGCGCTCGGGTTCTGCAAGGCGAAGCGGACAATGAAACGCGTGTTGAACATCCTTCGCCGCGCATCCGCTACCGCGGCCGCGGTCCTTCTGCTCGCCGCGGGAGTCTTTTATCTATCGACCTATCATCCCCGCGATATCGAAGAACAAAAGATCGTGTCGACGGGAGAAGAGCCTGTCCTGAAACAGGGGCAGAAGATAAAAATTTTGTGCTGGAACGTGCAGTTCATGGCGGGAAAGAACTACGTCTTTTTCTTCGACGAATGGGACGGATCCGGGCCGGACGAAAGGCCGTCGAAGCAGGACATAGCCGTTACCTTCGGCGAAGCTGCGCGGATCATCGCTGAAGAAAACCCGGACATCGTTCTTTTACAGGAGCTGGATTCGGGCGCGAAACGCACGGACGGCGATGATCAGCTTGAACGCCTCATGAAGCTGCTTCCGAAAGAGTATTCGGCCAGAACCGCTGCCTGGTACTGGAAGGCGTCTTTCGTTCCGCATCCGAAAATCATGGGAAGCGTCGGGATGAAGCTCGCGGTGATCTCCAAATACCGGATGACCCGCTCGGTCAGGCGCCAGCTCCCCCTGATGCCCAATAATCCGGTCATGAGGAATCTCCAGTTCAAACGGGCGGTTTTGGAAGCGGTGTTCCCGGTCGAAGGCGGCGCGCCTTTTTCCGCGTTCAGCGTGCATATGGACGCCTTCGCCCAGGGAACCGATACGATGCAACGGCAGGCGGAAAAGGTTTCCTCCATGCTCGCAGAGAAGGAAGAGACGGGAGGTTCGTGGGTAATCGGGGGAGATTTTAACCTGCTGCCGCCCGGCGAGGCGTATTCTCGTCTGCCGGAAAACGAAAAACCGTATTTCCAGACCGAGTCCGAGATCAAACGGCTGTACGAAGAATTCGCAGGATTCCCGCCGCTCGAGGCCGTCGACGGACAGGAAGCGGAAAGATGCTTCACGCATTGGCCGAATTACGGTTCAAAGCCGGACCGGACGCTCGACTATTATTTTACCGGCAAGAACATCACCGTCAGCGACTACCGCGTCCGTTCCCGGGGAACGCTCGCGATATCGGATCATCT
Encoded proteins:
- a CDS encoding alpha/beta hydrolase, with translation MDKTEHKATMKEERIRSGDGTELYCSQWIPAADTPVKGCALVLHGMADHAARFSSLAAALSEAGYAVYAYDQRGHGRTAGSDEAIGIIADSDGMDLLVEDARLMISKLREDFGAVPVFLIAHSMGSFVAQGFAQRYGDSISGMVLSGSNGSIGVMADLAKLVAKSEIKKHGRNRRSEKLNTLSFGSFNNSFRPNRTAFDWLSSVDAEVDKYVGDPWCGGVFTAGFFYDLADFLKRIHQKRNLEKVPANLPIALFSGDVDPVGGRKGAGKLYREYKKRGVADLSLKLYPNARHEILNEQNREEVEQDILGWISARSGSARRSGQ
- a CDS encoding endonuclease/exonuclease/phosphatase family protein gives rise to the protein MKRVLNILRRASATAAAVLLLAAGVFYLSTYHPRDIEEQKIVSTGEEPVLKQGQKIKILCWNVQFMAGKNYVFFFDEWDGSGPDERPSKQDIAVTFGEAARIIAEENPDIVLLQELDSGAKRTDGDDQLERLMKLLPKEYSARTAAWYWKASFVPHPKIMGSVGMKLAVISKYRMTRSVRRQLPLMPNNPVMRNLQFKRAVLEAVFPVEGGAPFSAFSVHMDAFAQGTDTMQRQAEKVSSMLAEKEETGGSWVIGGDFNLLPPGEAYSRLPENEKPYFQTESEIKRLYEEFAGFPPLEAVDGQEAERCFTHWPNYGSKPDRTLDYYFTGKNITVSDYRVRSRGTLAISDHLPIIIECSLP